The Littorina saxatilis isolate snail1 linkage group LG13, US_GU_Lsax_2.0, whole genome shotgun sequence genome contains a region encoding:
- the LOC138945692 gene encoding uncharacterized protein codes for MAQVCGDEFHVNTKDLVRRTLTSKISKRVSRAFSINRTPGKLKRAVSHVFSPFMRDPQGGDLTHSRRLGASTFDLTEESPSGMSHFEDSDCISLGAYSLQEESSPVHFMTPKSTKTPKSKTSKWATIGPQSASKYYK; via the exons ATGGCTCAGGTGTGTGGTGATGAGTTCCACGTCAACACCAAGGATCTTGTCAGACGCACCTTGACTTCAAA GATCTCCAAGCGAGTGAGTCGAGCCTTCTCCATCAACCGGACGCCGGGCAAGTTAAAGCGGGCAGTGTCGCACGTCTTCAGTCCGTTCATGCGTGACCCGCAAGGGGGAGATTTGACCCACTCCAGGCGACTGGGGGCCAGCACCTTTGACTTGACG GAGGAGTCTCCCTCAGGGATGTCCCACTTTGAGGACAGCGACTGCATCAGTCTGGGAGCATACTCATTACAG GAGGAGAGCTCCCCAGTACATTTCATGACACCCAAATCGACCAAGACACCCAAGAGCAAAACCTCCAAGTGGGCCACGATAGGCCCCCAGTCGGCCAGCAAGTACTACAAGTGA